GACGATTATTAATGGCACGTCAACTCCGCAACTGACTTTGAATGTCGGTTCAACCGCGAACACTGTTGCTGCGGGTGATGATCCCCGTCTTTCAGATGCGAGAACTCCAACGGGAACTGCGGGTGGTGATCTTAGCAACACGTACCCAAATCCGAAGGTCGCGAAAATTCAAGGTGTCACCGTTTCGACAACGGCTCCGAATAGTGGCGAGTATTTTAAATACAACGGTTCGCAATGGATTCCCACGGTTATCACGACGTCTGACGTTTCGGGACTAGCGGCGGCTTTAAGCGGTTATGTTACGCAGTCTTATTTCAGTAATGCCGTTGCAAGTGCGAACTGTGCCCAACATCAAACGATGTATTGGGAAGCAGCGACGAATAGCTTTAAGTGTATGGCCATTAATGTCAGTGTCGCTGGAGACGTTAGCGGGACGATTGGTGCCGTGAGTGTCGATAAAATCAAAGGCGTGGCTCTTGATTTTTCAACGGCTCCGACAAGTGGGCAGACATTGAAATTTAACGGCACGAGTTGGGCCCCCGCGAACGACAACAATGCGGGCGGAACCATCACCGCTTTGACGGGAGACGTTTCCGCAAGCGGATCAGGTTCTGTGGCGGCGACAGTGAATTCTGTCGGCGGATCTTCGGCAGCAAATATTCATAATGCCGAGCTTGCCGCGAATGCCGCAACCGATGCGAATACAGTTTCGACAATTGTTAAAAGAGATGCTTCCGGAAACTTCGCCGCAGGCACTGCGACGTTAAGCAAAGTTATTTTGAAAGACTCCGGTTCGAATACGGTCACTTTGCAAGCTCCTAGTACCGTCACAACAAATTACGTTTTGAAATTTCCGGCGGCTCAAGGCGGCGCGAATCAAATGCTTCTGAACGACGGCGCAGGAAATCTTTCTTGGACAAGCTTGTCTTCCGTGGGCGTGACCAGTGTGGCCGTGACATCTCCGATTACGAATTCGGGAACAGCGTCTGCACCTAATATCGGAATTCAACAAGCCAACGGTTCACAGGCAGGTTATCTATCCAGTGCGGATTGGACCTCTTTCAACAATAAACTGGGCACGAGTTTGAACTCGGGAAATATCTGGATCGGTAACGGCTCGAATGTCGCAACGGCAGTTGTTCCGGCGGGTGACGTGACGGTTTCAAACACAGGCGCGACACTTGTTGGAAAAATTCAAGGTACCGGCGTTGTCAGCACGACTCCGACGGCAACAAATAATCTTTTTAAATACAATGGGACAAATTGGGCGCCTGGATTCATTGGTGTTGCGGATATTCGTTCGACGGCAGCAGGCAATGCGCAGTTTTTCCCGACAACGTGTACGGCGGCGCAAACCCTGAATTGGGAATCGGCGACGGATAAATATATTTGCACGAATATCGCGATTGGTGATTCACAAATCACTTATGCGGCGAAAGCGGCGAAAACATTTTTGGCGGCCCCCACAGCGGGAGGCGTTCCCACATTTAGAACAATTGCCTCTTCAGACCTTCCGACAACAGGAGCAGACGGCGCTTACATCAATGGTGGCAACTCTTTCGGTGCGAATGCCAGTATTGGCCTGAATGATTCTTACGGATTGGATCTTGAGACTGCGGGAACCCCGCGGGTTTCTATTTCAAACGCCGGTAAAGTCGGCGTGAACGCAACAAGTCCCTCTTCTCAATTTCAAGTACATGGCCCTGCCAGCGTGCAAACCGATTTTGCAATTGCGACGTTTCAAGATTCTTCTAACAACGGGATGAGTTTTGGTGTCGACACCACGAATGGTTGGAGCTGGATGTACTCGCGCACAGCGGGTGTCTCCCCTCGCCCGATTGCTTTCTTTGCACATAACTCGAATCAAATTCCTGACTTGATCATCGAATCTAACGGTCAAGTGGGTATCGGTACAAAAACGCCGCTGGCGCCATTGAATGTGGTGGGCAATGCCAATGGCGGAATCGCGATTCAAAAAAGTTCTGATGATAATGGCGGCGCCACCATCGCTTTTGCAAAAGCGCGCGGCACAAATGCAGCACGCACGGCCGTGCAAACTGGCGACAGATTGATGGGCCTTTATGGCGCTGGCGCTTACGATGCCACTAATTACTCGACGAATTCCGGCGCGATTCAAATTCTTGCCGCCGAAAACTTTACGGCGACTGCGAACGGAACCGCGATTGATTTCGGAACAACGCCCCTGGGATCGACGGCTCGGCAAACGAGAATGACGATCACGGCCGACGGATATATGGGTGTGGGTACCGCGCTTCCCGATGCCCGACTGCACGTCGCTGGAACAAATTGGGCCAGCAGTTCCATCTATGCGACTCGTTTCGAAAATGCGAATCAATCCGCAGGACACTGGTCTTTGAAAAGTCGTGGCGCCACCGTCGGTTCTTATGCACCTGTTCTTGATAACGATGCTCTGGCGACCTTCGGCGGAAGCGGCTACTACGGAACGACATCGACAGACTATGCAACGGCCGGGTATTTATCAATCAATGCGGAAAGTGATTGGAGCACCGGCAACACTCCGGGCTTTGCGCAATTTTTTCTTAACAAAGGCAACGGTTCTTATGCCGTGCCTCTTACTATGACAAGCACTTCGCGCATCGGTATCGGCACGACCTCTCCTTTAACAAATCTCCATGTCTCAGGTGCCGCCGACGGAGATGTTGGTAGTTATCTCATAAATGCCGATGATGGCGATCCAAACTCAAGAGCTATTTTCTTACTTGGAACAGCAACGACGGGCACAAGATATGGTTACATGTCACATCAAGGTGCCGGTTACACAGCCACCGGTGCACTTAAACCGCGCACAACTGTTGTTTCCGGAACTGATACCGGCGGTCTGAATTTGATGGCGAACAATCAAATCGGTCTTTGGATTGGCAATAATGAAAAAATGCGCGTGGCTGCGAATGGATATATCGGGATTGGTACGGACACCCCTCGACAACCTCTTGAGATTAATAAAGGCCACATCTTCCATACCGGAGGAGATTTGGTTTATTATTTCAACTCTTACCACAACGGCACTCAGAGGTACGGCGGATACGGCGGTGGCTCTGCATATGCTGGCGGCATGGGTTTTACTCCTTCAACAGGAAGTTTGTATTTCGTGACTTCTTCGGTCGCGGGAGCCACAGATGCGGCGGTTTCTGGCTCTAGCACTAGAATGATAATTGATAGAAACGGAAATGTCGGTATCGGCACGGGAACGCCTTCTTACAACTTGCACGTTATCGGCAACGCGGGCTTGAGTACGGGAACGGCATGGACAAATGCTTCAGATATTCGACTGAAGGATATTCACGGCGATTACGAATATGGATTGAACGAAATTCTGCAGCTGCACACCGTTCGCTATAACTATAAAAAAGGAAATGCTTTAGGCTTACCGTCCGATCACAACATGACAGGTTTCATCGCCCAAGAAGTGCAAAAAGTAATTCCTGACGCCGTCAAAGTTAGAAAAGACGGCTACCTAGAATTGAACGTCGACCCTATCCACTGGGCCACAGTCAACGCCGTCAAAGAACTCCATGGCTTATGCAAACAAAGCGAAGCTCAAATGAAGTCGATTGACGAAAGACTCAACTCCCACGACAGAGAAATCGCATCCCTCAAAGAAGAAAACCGCCAACTCAAAGAACAGTTAGAAAAACAAAACAAAGACCTAGAAGCCATCAAAAAGAAATTGGGTCTCTAAAAAAGACCCAAATAACAATCCAACATCAAAATCCAAAGATTCTCCTCTGAACAAAAAAACTCTATTTCCTAGAAAAACCGCGAACGAGTTTGCTTGGGTGACCTAAGGCAATTAGAAGTACTTCTTCCGCTGAGAAGAGGGAAGAATCTTCAACATGTCGCGATACTTAGCCACAGTACGACGAGCAATCTGAATCCCCTCAACCTTGAGCAAATCCACAATCTTCTGATCGGAAAGTGGATTCTTAGGATCTTCTTTCGCCACAAGGTCTTTGATTTTGATCTTCACGGATTCACTCGCCAACGAGTCCCCGTCAGAAGAACTGATCCCTGAGTTAAAGAAGTATTTGAGTTCGTAAATACCTTGCGGAGTGTGCACGTATTTCGCTGTCGTCACACGGCTGACAGTCGATTCGTGCATACCGATGTCGTTTGCGATATCGCGCAGGACCATCGGTTTTAGATACTCAGAACCTTTTTCGAAGAAATCGCGCTGGTGTTTCACGATCGACTCAGTCACTTTGTAGATCGTACGCTGTCTTTGGTGGATGGATTTAATCAACCACACCGCCGAACGCAGTTTTTCCTGGATATAGTCTTGAGTTTTATCGCCAGTGGATTTTCCGCCCTTCAACATATTCTTATAGAAGTTGGAAATCTTAAGACGAGGTAAACCATCTTCATTCAATGAAACGACGTAATCATCGCCGACTTTGTAAACGTAAACATCGGGCGTCACGTAGTGAGTGTCATTGCTGACAAACGCACGACCTGGTTTCGGATCCATCGCATAGATGATTTTGCACATCTCCACGACGTCTTCCACATCGCGACCCAAAGCTTTGGCAATAGCTTCGTAATTCTTTTTCTCAAGATCCTTCAAATGATTTTTAATCAAATTCACAAGATCATGAGTGTCTTCTTCCAGATGTTTTGCTTGAATCAAAAGACATTCTTTCAAGTCACGCGCACCCACGCCTGGCGGGTCAAACTCGTGAATCAAGGTCAAAGTGTCTTCCAAAAGACCGAGATCGACTTTTTCTTCTTCGGCAATTTGCTCGAGAGGAACTTTGATATAACCGTCATCATCGATGGCGCCGATCAAAGCGTCTGCGGCTCTTTCTTCTTCTTCAGAAAAGCCGTTCATTTTTACTTGCCAATAAAGGTGATCATGCAAAGTTTGAGATGCCGTAATGACATTCTCATAGTTCATGATCTCTTCAGAGCCCGCCATTCCTGATTGAGGAGGTTTTTGGTTGGCTTCGATATAGGATTCCCACTCAAACTCATCTTGTTTTTGCGGGTCTTGAACGTTGTGATCAGGAGCTTCCGCGTGATCGACTTCACTTGCGGCTTCTTTAGTGCGTTGTAGATCTTCTTCTTTCAGCGTTTCCGCTTCCTCAAGAATCGGGTTTTCTTCCAGCTCCGAGCGAACAGCCGATTCCAACTCCATGCGAGACATCTGCAAAAGCTTGATTGCTTGTTGCAGCTGCGGAGTGATCACCAGAGACTGGCTCAGGTTCATCGTCTGTCGAAGAGCCATTAAATGTTCCCTTTCCCGGCCCTCAGGCCTTTAAGACTACAATCTAAAATTTTCACCAAGATAGAACTTACGAGCGAGTTCAGAATTCGCGATTTCATTAGAACTTCCGCTAACCTGAATCTTCCCATCCTTCAATATATAAGCATAGTCGCAAATACCTAAAGTCTCACGCACGTTATGATCCGTGATAAGAACTCCTATACCTTTGGCCTTAAGATCGCGGATGATATTCTGAATGTCAGCGACCGCAATCGGGTCGATCCCTGCAAATGGTTCGTCGAGAAGCAAAAACTTCGGTTCCCCGGCTAAGGCGCGTGCAATCTCCACACGACGACGCTCACCGCCTGACAAAGCGTAACCGTAACTGTCGCGGATATGGTCGACGTGGAAGTCAGCAATCAATTGTTCTAATTTCTCTGCACGCTGGGCACCGGAATAGCCGTGCGCCTCTAAGGCCACGGTGATATTTTCCGCCACCGTGAGCTTACGAAAAATGCTGGGTTCTTGCGCCAGATAACTTAAACCCACACGAGCTCTGCGGTACATTGGCTCTTTGGAGATATCCGTATCATCAATTTTAATCACGCCGCTGTCTGATTGAACCAAGCCCACAACCATATAAAACGAAGTGGTCTTACCAGCCCCGTTCGGACCTAATAAACCGACAACCTGACCTGATTCTACGGAAAAAGTAGCGCCATCAACGACTTTGCGTTTTTTGAAAGATTTAGAAATGTCTTTGATGGTGAGCATGCTCATTATTCTTTTTTCTCCACTTTCGCACGTACTCTTTCTACCTTAACCTTTTTTCCGCCGTCGAGAAAGATGATTTCCTCACCAGAGAGTTCGTCATTATTCTGAATCACTTTAGGACGACCTTTGAACGTATATTTGTTTGCTAAAAGGTCTAGGTTGACACTTTCCGAAGTTGCAAACTTGTCCACGTCACTCACTCGCACCCCACCCTTCACCGCGACCGAACTCAAAACATTCGCGCCCGCTTTGTAGAGGAACGAGGCTTCGGGACCTTCGAGCTTCATATTGTCATATTCCATGCGAACGGCGCCGAGAAATTTCGCTTCGTTGTGTTTGCCGCTAAACTCCGCCCCATCGGCGGCGACTGTCAGCTTCTTGCCATCTTCAAGCGGCTTTTGTGCACTCACCTTTTGCTGAATCAGCATTTTCGACTGATCCACCAAAACCCTCATGCGATTGCCTTTAAGAAAAAGGCCCTGCCCCGAAGAGTCCTTAGGCCCCTGCATTAAGACTTGTTCGGGACTTTCAATCTGACGGGTTTTGGAAGAATAAAAAATAGACGGCGTTTTAAATGAATAGCCATTCTCGGAACGTGTAAGCACGTTTCCAATAACACTCAAATCTTTGGATTTGGAATCAATCGTGCCTTTGTCGCCGGTAACCGTGAATTCCACTTTTTCATTATTATAAAAAAGAACTTTAACATTTTTGAGTTCCCAAGTTCCCGCACCTTGACTTCCTTCGGCAGAAACCGCGAACAACTCCCAATCACGATTGCCTTGCTGACTTTCAACAAGGTGGACGCCTTGCATCTTTTGCTCAGCAAGGCTGGAGGGCTCTTCCTCTTCCACTTTCTCGCCGCGTTTGATGCGTTCTTCTTTGTCTTTTTGTTTTTTGCGTTCGGCATCAACGCGAGCCTGCA
This region of Bdellovibrio sp. 22V genomic DNA includes:
- a CDS encoding tail fiber domain-containing protein; this encodes MKLTGTLLLILILPLLSFAGPNSLTYQGRILKVDGTPLEYNNVSFSFEVTSPDGLCVLYREQVNGINMTNSGGVFDVAIGSGSKSYPAAAGFKLLDSFVNAGTLNCDGGSTFTPGFDDIRKLRVQFHDGSGWKVISPDSEIRSVPYAGYSYSATKLGTNSASDFLLKAGIPTCGAGTFLSWNGSALSCAAVAGASGGTVTDVTSANSYLTIINGTSTPQLTLNVGSTANTVAAGDDPRLSDARTPTGTAGGDLSNTYPNPKVAKIQGVTVSTTAPNSGEYFKYNGSQWIPTVITTSDVSGLAAALSGYVTQSYFSNAVASANCAQHQTMYWEAATNSFKCMAINVSVAGDVSGTIGAVSVDKIKGVALDFSTAPTSGQTLKFNGTSWAPANDNNAGGTITALTGDVSASGSGSVAATVNSVGGSSAANIHNAELAANAATDANTVSTIVKRDASGNFAAGTATLSKVILKDSGSNTVTLQAPSTVTTNYVLKFPAAQGGANQMLLNDGAGNLSWTSLSSVGVTSVAVTSPITNSGTASAPNIGIQQANGSQAGYLSSADWTSFNNKLGTSLNSGNIWIGNGSNVATAVVPAGDVTVSNTGATLVGKIQGTGVVSTTPTATNNLFKYNGTNWAPGFIGVADIRSTAAGNAQFFPTTCTAAQTLNWESATDKYICTNIAIGDSQITYAAKAAKTFLAAPTAGGVPTFRTIASSDLPTTGADGAYINGGNSFGANASIGLNDSYGLDLETAGTPRVSISNAGKVGVNATSPSSQFQVHGPASVQTDFAIATFQDSSNNGMSFGVDTTNGWSWMYSRTAGVSPRPIAFFAHNSNQIPDLIIESNGQVGIGTKTPLAPLNVVGNANGGIAIQKSSDDNGGATIAFAKARGTNAARTAVQTGDRLMGLYGAGAYDATNYSTNSGAIQILAAENFTATANGTAIDFGTTPLGSTARQTRMTITADGYMGVGTALPDARLHVAGTNWASSSIYATRFENANQSAGHWSLKSRGATVGSYAPVLDNDALATFGGSGYYGTTSTDYATAGYLSINAESDWSTGNTPGFAQFFLNKGNGSYAVPLTMTSTSRIGIGTTSPLTNLHVSGAADGDVGSYLINADDGDPNSRAIFLLGTATTGTRYGYMSHQGAGYTATGALKPRTTVVSGTDTGGLNLMANNQIGLWIGNNEKMRVAANGYIGIGTDTPRQPLEINKGHIFHTGGDLVYYFNSYHNGTQRYGGYGGGSAYAGGMGFTPSTGSLYFVTSSVAGATDAAVSGSSTRMIIDRNGNVGIGTGTPSYNLHVIGNAGLSTGTAWTNASDIRLKDIHGDYEYGLNEILQLHTVRYNYKKGNALGLPSDHNMTGFIAQEVQKVIPDAVKVRKDGYLELNVDPIHWATVNAVKELHGLCKQSEAQMKSIDERLNSHDREIASLKEENRQLKEQLEKQNKDLEAIKKKLGL
- the lptB gene encoding LPS export ABC transporter ATP-binding protein translates to MSMLTIKDISKSFKKRKVVDGATFSVESGQVVGLLGPNGAGKTTSFYMVVGLVQSDSGVIKIDDTDISKEPMYRRARVGLSYLAQEPSIFRKLTVAENITVALEAHGYSGAQRAEKLEQLIADFHVDHIRDSYGYALSGGERRRVEIARALAGEPKFLLLDEPFAGIDPIAVADIQNIIRDLKAKGIGVLITDHNVRETLGICDYAYILKDGKIQVSGSSNEIANSELARKFYLGENFRL
- the lptC gene encoding LPS export ABC transporter periplasmic protein LptC, coding for MAKFKNLIFASLLVILFVEVLIVFPSRLEHEDDKQVQARVDAERKKQKDKEERIKRGEKVEEEEPSSLAEQKMQGVHLVESQQGNRDWELFAVSAEGSQGAGTWELKNVKVLFYNNEKVEFTVTGDKGTIDSKSKDLSVIGNVLTRSENGYSFKTPSIFYSSKTRQIESPEQVLMQGPKDSSGQGLFLKGNRMRVLVDQSKMLIQQKVSAQKPLEDGKKLTVAADGAEFSGKHNEAKFLGAVRMEYDNMKLEGPEASFLYKAGANVLSSVAVKGGVRVSDVDKFATSESVNLDLLANKYTFKGRPKVIQNNDELSGEEIIFLDGGKKVKVERVRAKVEKKE
- the rpoN gene encoding RNA polymerase factor sigma-54, with product MALRQTMNLSQSLVITPQLQQAIKLLQMSRMELESAVRSELEENPILEEAETLKEEDLQRTKEAASEVDHAEAPDHNVQDPQKQDEFEWESYIEANQKPPQSGMAGSEEIMNYENVITASQTLHDHLYWQVKMNGFSEEEERAADALIGAIDDDGYIKVPLEQIAEEEKVDLGLLEDTLTLIHEFDPPGVGARDLKECLLIQAKHLEEDTHDLVNLIKNHLKDLEKKNYEAIAKALGRDVEDVVEMCKIIYAMDPKPGRAFVSNDTHYVTPDVYVYKVGDDYVVSLNEDGLPRLKISNFYKNMLKGGKSTGDKTQDYIQEKLRSAVWLIKSIHQRQRTIYKVTESIVKHQRDFFEKGSEYLKPMVLRDIANDIGMHESTVSRVTTAKYVHTPQGIYELKYFFNSGISSSDGDSLASESVKIKIKDLVAKEDPKNPLSDQKIVDLLKVEGIQIARRTVAKYRDMLKILPSSQRKKYF